DNA from Bradyrhizobium diazoefficiens USDA 110:
GCAGAACGGCTGGCTGCTGGTGCACGCCGACAAGGCCGCGCGGGTGCCGGAGGAGCATTCCGAGACGCCCTACATGACGCGGCGCGCGATGGACTTCATCAGTGAGGCCGAGACCGACGGCAAGCCGTGGTGCCTGCATCTGTCCTACATCAAGCCGCACTGGCCCTACATCGCGCCCGAACCCTACGCCAGCATGTATTCGACCGATGACATGATCCCGGTGATCCGCTCCGAGCGCGAGCGCCAGAATCCGCATCCGGTGTTCGGCGCCTATATGGACATGCGCTACTCCCGCAACATGGCGCGCGACGACGCTCGCGAGAAGGTGATCCCGACCTATATGGGCCTGATCACGCAGATCGACGACCAGATGGGCGCGCTGATGAAATTCCTGGAAGAGCGCGGCCTGCTGGACACCACCATGATCGTGTTCACCTCCGATCATGGCGACTATCTCGGCGATCACTGGATGGGCGAGAAGGATCTGTTCCACGAGCAGTCGGCAAAGATTCCGCTGATCATCATCGATCCCTCCCGGGAAGCCGACGCCACGCGCGGCACGCGCAGCGACGCGCTGGTGGAGGGCATCGATCTTGCGCCGACCTTCGTCGATTATTTCGGCGGCAAGGTGCCGGGCCACATCCTCGAAGGACGCTCGCTGCTGCCGCTGCTGCGCGGGCCCACACCGCCGGACTGGCGCAAGGTCGCGTTCTCCGAATACGACTACGCTATGCAGGACGTGCGACTGAAACTGAATCAGCCGATCGAGCGCTGCCGCCTGTTCATGGTGTTCGACGGCCGCTGGAAATACATCCACGCCTCGGGCTTCCGTCCGATGCTGTACGATCTCGAGACCGATCCGGAAGAGTTTTTGGATCGCGGCGATGATCCTGATTGCGCCGGCATCATCGCGCGGTTGCAGGCCGAGCTGTTC
Protein-coding regions in this window:
- a CDS encoding alkaline phosphatase family protein, with the protein product MARAKNVLWIMCDQLRYDYLGCTGHPTLKTPNIDAMAKRGVLFSKAYVQSPICGPSRMSFYTGRYMRSHGSHWNGWPLRVGEPTLGDHLKKIGVRNVLVGKTHMAPDLEGMKALGIPPESMIGVHVAECGFEPYERDDGLHPTGRPRPKYDEYLRKQGFEATNPWEHWANSGAAEDGSLQNGWLLVHADKAARVPEEHSETPYMTRRAMDFISEAETDGKPWCLHLSYIKPHWPYIAPEPYASMYSTDDMIPVIRSERERQNPHPVFGAYMDMRYSRNMARDDAREKVIPTYMGLITQIDDQMGALMKFLEERGLLDTTMIVFTSDHGDYLGDHWMGEKDLFHEQSAKIPLIIIDPSREADATRGTRSDALVEGIDLAPTFVDYFGGKVPGHILEGRSLLPLLRGPTPPDWRKVAFSEYDYAMQDVRLKLNQPIERCRLFMVFDGRWKYIHASGFRPMLYDLETDPEEFLDRGDDPDCAGIIARLQAELFDWALHPNDHITTPREKIAAYADNQLQVKGGVLIGIWDEAELAAIKDGIAQRAKL